In one Notolabrus celidotus isolate fNotCel1 chromosome 1, fNotCel1.pri, whole genome shotgun sequence genomic region, the following are encoded:
- the tacc1 gene encoding transforming acidic coiled-coil-containing protein 1 isoform X1: protein MSWLSPVSWAKWTWTAVRGGEGEEDGEGQEASEEREQFEERGEEEEEEERSQSCSSESDGNFDTPEAATPVRAPPTFPEELENNNTDADRTDVDQEEDLIVTAPVWDQNIFLSHSMGQEEPAMPTGGSLEVNIKTLEAEQTQNLSEDFGSVPDPTASLVKETSELAECTVPKSEPHQLSFPVLDADPVPDAAQALAPSLAPPAPSPSPPAQSPAPSPPAQSPAPSPPTQSPAPAPSPTPPTLSPAPSPTPPAPSPAPSPALSSAPPAFSSAPSLATAPAPAQISEPDSFQISEPEACPASEQNPESECIELKQTEPTKKTKTSKSKPPSLKLTASQDEPPQTNEEQELPVAKGSYKFDLDQLDDSFNPFTSGRAKIQNSPPPCGPNSLPRLEPLGSSLPVCEANTAAAGESETVESLESKPVMLEFGLDEGMVSKPPPKKFGGKKTNSKLAAKKQKPKGSVASSKPAPEPTVSEPVSQPAPEPVSQPAPEPVSQPAPEPVSHPAPEPVSHPEPEPEPEPEPEPEPEPEPVSDPTPKPALPVSDSTTPLNLDDIPIPKTGNYNFDPNQWDDPNFNPFGSNSKVSSSPDLPKGSYSFDPDTFDDSVDPFKSSKTLSKEESSSSAAQPEKKVKEGGKQTAGEKKVRQIPKKSKERTPKNTCKVQKYDESQSLVLDVCNQEEDEVVVQTPEITKRVHHATDEEKLASTGIMGQQQTVDIQDEKREPECNKAPVKKQPTIEKSIVDVAEIKTADHLEEKEICSLKDETSEKSMCQKAKVVFSEETCTAALSQDNIPLSEMDKAAVLTLIREEIITKEIEVNEWKRKYEESRAEVLEMRTIVAEYEKTVAQMIEDEQQQKTVSCSKSVRQLTLERDQAIADLNSVERSFADLFRRYENMKGVLEGFKKNEEVLKKCAQDYLMRIKQEEQRYQTLKVHAEEKLDKANEDIAQVRSKANSEGVALSASLRKEQMKVESLERAVLQKNQEIEELTKICDELIAKLGTD, encoded by the exons atgTCTTGGCTGTCACCCGTGTCATGGGCCAAATGGACGTGGACGGCCGTgcgagggggagagggagaggaggatggtGAGGGGCAGGAGGCCAGCGAGGAGAGGGAGCAatttgaagagagaggagaggaagaggaggaggaggagagatctCAAAGCTGCAG CTCTGAATCAGACGGCAACTTTGACACTCCTGAAGCAGCAACTCCTGTCCGCGCCCCTCCGAccttcccagaagagctggagaacaacaacactgatgcaGACAGAACTG ATGTGGATCAGGAGGAGGACCTGATCGTGACTGCCCCTGTTTGGGATCAGAATATTTTTCTCAGCCACAGTATGGGTCAGGAAGAACCTGCCATGCCCACAGGTGGCTCGCTGGAGGTGAACATCAAGACCCTGGAagcagagcaaacacagaaTCTTTCAGAGGACTTTGGATCCGTGCCAGACCCCACAGCATCCTTGGTGAAGGAAACGTCTGAATTAGCTGAATGCACAGTGCCAAAGTCTGAGCCACACCAATTATCATTCCCTGTCCTAGATGCAGACCCTGTCCCAGATGCGGCTCAAGCTCTTGCCCCTTCCCTTGCTCCCCCTGCTCCTTCCCCTTCTCCCCCTGCTCAATCTCCTGCTCCTTCTCCCCCTGCTCAATCTCCTGCTCCTTCTCCCCCTACTCaatctcctgctcctgctccttctCCTACTCCCCCtactctctctcctgctccttcCCCTACTCCCCCTGCTCCATCTCCTGCTCCATCTCCTGCTCTTTCCTCGGCACCCCCTGctttttcctctgctccttcccTTGCTACAGCTCCTGCCCCAGCTCAAATATCTGAGCCAGACTCATTCCAGATCAGTGAACCTGAAGCCTGCCCAGCTTCAGAGCAGAATCCAGAATCAGAGTGCATTGAACTCAAACAGACAGAACCCACTAAAAAGACTAAAACCAGCAAGTCCAAGCCCCCATCCCTGAAGCTTACGGCCTCCCAGGATGAACCACCCCAAACAAATGAGGAGCAAGAACTTCCTGTTGCCAAGGGCTCTTACAAATTTGACCTCGACCAGCTGGATGACAGTTTCAACCCCTTCACAAGCGGCAGAGCTAAAATCCAGAACTCTCCCCCACCTTGTGGGCCAAACTCTCTCCCAAGACTTGAACCACTTGGTAGCTCATTGCCTGTCTGTGAGGCCaacacagcagctgcaggtgaATCAGAGACAGTGGAGTCATTAGAATCAAAGCCTGTGATGCTGGAGTTCGGTCTGGACGAGGGGATGGTCAGCAAGCCACCTCCGAAGAAATTCGGTGGTAAAAAGACGAACAGCAAGCTGGCAGCAAAGAAGCAGAAGCCCAAAGGATCTGTGGCTTCCTCCAAACCTGCACCAGAACCTACAGTGTCAGAGCCAGTTTCCCAACCAGCACCAGAACCAGTTTCCCAACCAGCACCTGAGCCAGTTTCCCAACCAGCACCAGAACCAGTTTCCCATCCAGCACCAGAACCAGTTTCCcatccagaaccagaaccagaaccagaaccagaaccagaaccagaaccagaaccagaaccagttTCAGATCCTACTCCAAAGCCTGCTTTGCCAGTCTCAGACTCTACCACACCTCTGAATCTTGATGACATCCCTATTCCAAAAACTGGAAACTATAACTTTGACCCCAATCAGTGGGACGACCCAAACTTTAATCCGTTTGGTAGCAACAGCAAGGTGAGCAGCTCTCCGGACCTCCCTAAGGGCTCGTACAGTTTTGATCCAGACACTTTTGATGACTCTGTGGATCCTTTCAAATCCTCAAAAACTCTGAGCAAGGAGGAATCATCTAGTAGTGCTGCTCAGCCGgagaaaaaagtgaaagaagGGGGCAAACAGACAGCAGGGGAGAAGAAAGTGAGGCAGATTcctaaaaaaagcaaagaaagaacACCCAA GAATACCTGCAAAGTTCAGAAGTATGACGAGAGCCAGTCCCTGGTGCTGGACGTGTGCAATCAG gaggaggatgaggttGTGGTTCAGACCCCAGAGATCACTAAGCGGGTTCATCACGCCACAGATGAAGAGAAGCTTGCCTCCACGGGTATTATGGGCCAGCAGCAGACAGTAGACATCCAGGATGAAAAAAGGGAACCTGAATGCAACAAAGCACCTGTGAAAAAGCAACCAACGATTGAGAAGTCTATTGTGGATG TCGCTGAAATAAAGACTGCAGATCACCTGGAGGAGAAAGAAATCTGCAGTCTGAAAGATGAGACA AGTGAGAAATCCATGTGCCAAAAAGCAAAGGTGGTGTTCAGCGAGGAAACATGTACAGCAGCTCTGTCTCAGGACAACATACCTCTGAGTGAGATGGACAAGGCTGCAGTGCTTACCCTGATCAGAGAGGAG ATCATCACTAAAGAGATTGAGGTCAACGAGTGGAAGAGGAAGTAcgaggagagcagagcagaggtttTAGAGATGAG GACAATAGTTGCAGAGTATGAGAAAACAGTTGCACAGATGATTG AggatgagcagcagcagaagaccgTGTCCTGTAGTAAATCAGTCAGGCAGTTGACCTTAGAGAGGGATCAGGCCATCGCTGATCTTAACTCCGTGGAGCGCTCCTTCGCCGACCTTTTCAGGAGATATGAGAACATGAAGGGAGTCCTTGAGGGTTTCAAGAAG AATGAGGAGGTGCTGAAGAAGTGTGCACAGGACTACCTGATGCGAATCAAACAGGAGGAGCAAAGATACCAAACCCTGAAGGTGCATGCAGAGGAGAAACTGGACAA GGCTAATGAAGACATAGCACAGGTGCGTTCCAAGGCCAATAGTGAGGGTGTCGCACTAAGCGCCAGCCTGAGGAAGGAGCAGATGAAAGTGGAGTCCCTCGAGAGAGCTGTCCTTCAAAAG AATCAAGAGATCGAGGAACTCACCAAGATCTGCGATGAACTGATTGCCAAGCTGGGAACAGATTGA
- the tacc1 gene encoding transforming acidic coiled-coil-containing protein 1 isoform X2 — protein sequence MGQEEPAMPTGGSLEVNIKTLEAEQTQNLSEDFGSVPDPTASLVKETSELAECTVPKSEPHQLSFPVLDADPVPDAAQALAPSLAPPAPSPSPPAQSPAPSPPAQSPAPSPPTQSPAPAPSPTPPTLSPAPSPTPPAPSPAPSPALSSAPPAFSSAPSLATAPAPAQISEPDSFQISEPEACPASEQNPESECIELKQTEPTKKTKTSKSKPPSLKLTASQDEPPQTNEEQELPVAKGSYKFDLDQLDDSFNPFTSGRAKIQNSPPPCGPNSLPRLEPLGSSLPVCEANTAAAGESETVESLESKPVMLEFGLDEGMVSKPPPKKFGGKKTNSKLAAKKQKPKGSVASSKPAPEPTVSEPVSQPAPEPVSQPAPEPVSQPAPEPVSHPAPEPVSHPEPEPEPEPEPEPEPEPEPVSDPTPKPALPVSDSTTPLNLDDIPIPKTGNYNFDPNQWDDPNFNPFGSNSKVSSSPDLPKGSYSFDPDTFDDSVDPFKSSKTLSKEESSSSAAQPEKKVKEGGKQTAGEKKVRQIPKKSKERTPKNTCKVQKYDESQSLVLDVCNQEEDEVVVQTPEITKRVHHATDEEKLASTGIMGQQQTVDIQDEKREPECNKAPVKKQPTIEKSIVDVAEIKTADHLEEKEICSLKDETSEKSMCQKAKVVFSEETCTAALSQDNIPLSEMDKAAVLTLIREEIITKEIEVNEWKRKYEESRAEVLEMRTIVAEYEKTVAQMIEDEQQQKTVSCSKSVRQLTLERDQAIADLNSVERSFADLFRRYENMKGVLEGFKKNEEVLKKCAQDYLMRIKQEEQRYQTLKVHAEEKLDKANEDIAQVRSKANSEGVALSASLRKEQMKVESLERAVLQKNQEIEELTKICDELIAKLGTD from the exons ATGGGTCAGGAAGAACCTGCCATGCCCACAGGTGGCTCGCTGGAGGTGAACATCAAGACCCTGGAagcagagcaaacacagaaTCTTTCAGAGGACTTTGGATCCGTGCCAGACCCCACAGCATCCTTGGTGAAGGAAACGTCTGAATTAGCTGAATGCACAGTGCCAAAGTCTGAGCCACACCAATTATCATTCCCTGTCCTAGATGCAGACCCTGTCCCAGATGCGGCTCAAGCTCTTGCCCCTTCCCTTGCTCCCCCTGCTCCTTCCCCTTCTCCCCCTGCTCAATCTCCTGCTCCTTCTCCCCCTGCTCAATCTCCTGCTCCTTCTCCCCCTACTCaatctcctgctcctgctccttctCCTACTCCCCCtactctctctcctgctccttcCCCTACTCCCCCTGCTCCATCTCCTGCTCCATCTCCTGCTCTTTCCTCGGCACCCCCTGctttttcctctgctccttcccTTGCTACAGCTCCTGCCCCAGCTCAAATATCTGAGCCAGACTCATTCCAGATCAGTGAACCTGAAGCCTGCCCAGCTTCAGAGCAGAATCCAGAATCAGAGTGCATTGAACTCAAACAGACAGAACCCACTAAAAAGACTAAAACCAGCAAGTCCAAGCCCCCATCCCTGAAGCTTACGGCCTCCCAGGATGAACCACCCCAAACAAATGAGGAGCAAGAACTTCCTGTTGCCAAGGGCTCTTACAAATTTGACCTCGACCAGCTGGATGACAGTTTCAACCCCTTCACAAGCGGCAGAGCTAAAATCCAGAACTCTCCCCCACCTTGTGGGCCAAACTCTCTCCCAAGACTTGAACCACTTGGTAGCTCATTGCCTGTCTGTGAGGCCaacacagcagctgcaggtgaATCAGAGACAGTGGAGTCATTAGAATCAAAGCCTGTGATGCTGGAGTTCGGTCTGGACGAGGGGATGGTCAGCAAGCCACCTCCGAAGAAATTCGGTGGTAAAAAGACGAACAGCAAGCTGGCAGCAAAGAAGCAGAAGCCCAAAGGATCTGTGGCTTCCTCCAAACCTGCACCAGAACCTACAGTGTCAGAGCCAGTTTCCCAACCAGCACCAGAACCAGTTTCCCAACCAGCACCTGAGCCAGTTTCCCAACCAGCACCAGAACCAGTTTCCCATCCAGCACCAGAACCAGTTTCCcatccagaaccagaaccagaaccagaaccagaaccagaaccagaaccagaaccagaaccagttTCAGATCCTACTCCAAAGCCTGCTTTGCCAGTCTCAGACTCTACCACACCTCTGAATCTTGATGACATCCCTATTCCAAAAACTGGAAACTATAACTTTGACCCCAATCAGTGGGACGACCCAAACTTTAATCCGTTTGGTAGCAACAGCAAGGTGAGCAGCTCTCCGGACCTCCCTAAGGGCTCGTACAGTTTTGATCCAGACACTTTTGATGACTCTGTGGATCCTTTCAAATCCTCAAAAACTCTGAGCAAGGAGGAATCATCTAGTAGTGCTGCTCAGCCGgagaaaaaagtgaaagaagGGGGCAAACAGACAGCAGGGGAGAAGAAAGTGAGGCAGATTcctaaaaaaagcaaagaaagaacACCCAA GAATACCTGCAAAGTTCAGAAGTATGACGAGAGCCAGTCCCTGGTGCTGGACGTGTGCAATCAG gaggaggatgaggttGTGGTTCAGACCCCAGAGATCACTAAGCGGGTTCATCACGCCACAGATGAAGAGAAGCTTGCCTCCACGGGTATTATGGGCCAGCAGCAGACAGTAGACATCCAGGATGAAAAAAGGGAACCTGAATGCAACAAAGCACCTGTGAAAAAGCAACCAACGATTGAGAAGTCTATTGTGGATG TCGCTGAAATAAAGACTGCAGATCACCTGGAGGAGAAAGAAATCTGCAGTCTGAAAGATGAGACA AGTGAGAAATCCATGTGCCAAAAAGCAAAGGTGGTGTTCAGCGAGGAAACATGTACAGCAGCTCTGTCTCAGGACAACATACCTCTGAGTGAGATGGACAAGGCTGCAGTGCTTACCCTGATCAGAGAGGAG ATCATCACTAAAGAGATTGAGGTCAACGAGTGGAAGAGGAAGTAcgaggagagcagagcagaggtttTAGAGATGAG GACAATAGTTGCAGAGTATGAGAAAACAGTTGCACAGATGATTG AggatgagcagcagcagaagaccgTGTCCTGTAGTAAATCAGTCAGGCAGTTGACCTTAGAGAGGGATCAGGCCATCGCTGATCTTAACTCCGTGGAGCGCTCCTTCGCCGACCTTTTCAGGAGATATGAGAACATGAAGGGAGTCCTTGAGGGTTTCAAGAAG AATGAGGAGGTGCTGAAGAAGTGTGCACAGGACTACCTGATGCGAATCAAACAGGAGGAGCAAAGATACCAAACCCTGAAGGTGCATGCAGAGGAGAAACTGGACAA GGCTAATGAAGACATAGCACAGGTGCGTTCCAAGGCCAATAGTGAGGGTGTCGCACTAAGCGCCAGCCTGAGGAAGGAGCAGATGAAAGTGGAGTCCCTCGAGAGAGCTGTCCTTCAAAAG AATCAAGAGATCGAGGAACTCACCAAGATCTGCGATGAACTGATTGCCAAGCTGGGAACAGATTGA